GGGTCGCGGAAGCGAAGGCCTCGGACAACTGCCGGACGATCTCTTCGGGAGCGTGGCTCTCGCGCAAGCCGGTGATCGCGCCACCTGCGGATTCTCGAGTGGCATCGGCGAACTTGTCCGCCGGGCCCTCGATACCGCCGAGGTAGTGTGCCAGCCCGACCGACAGTACGGCGCCGACTACCGCAGAACCGAGCGCCGAGCCAACTTGCCGGACGGTGCTCTGCGTGGCAGAGCCCTGCCCCGACAAGTCCACCGGGATGTCAGCCAGGACCGTGCTGGTGAGTTGCGCAGATGCCAGGCCCAGACCGACGCCGTAGATCACCAGCACAGCGCCGATCGTGACGGGGGAGGTGTCTGCGCTGAGGAGCGAAGCGAGGATCAGCACGCCGATGATCTCCAGCGCGACGCCGACAACGACGGTGCCGGCGGCGCCGATCAGGGCAGCGAGGTGCCTTGCCATGGTGCCGGAGAGGAATGCGCCGGCTGCCATTGTCGCGAGCACGAACCCCGCGCCGAGGGTGCCGAGGCCGATGGCGTTGATCAGGAACAGCGGCAGCGCGAAGATCAGGCCGAACTCCCCGACTGCGATCATCATCGCGGCTACGTTCCCCCAACTGAAGGTGGGGGTGAAGAAAATGTGCAGATCCAGCAGCGCGGACCGACCGACCCTGGCACGGTGTCGTTCCCAGAAGACGAACAGCGTCAGCGCGACTGCGGCCACAATCAACAAGACCGGCACGATCGAGATGGGCATGTCCGCCGACCACGTCATACCGAAAAGACTCAGGTCTCCGAGGGGCTGCCACCAACCGAGGGAACTGCCCTCGATTATCGCGAAGACCAGCGCACCGAAACCGATCGCGCTGAGCAAAAGCCCATCCATGTCGAAGCCGGGGCGGTTGTCACTGGAGCGGGTCTCGGGGATGACGACCACCGCCGCGACTATCAGGACAAGGCCGATGGGAACGTTGACGTAGAAGATCCATTGCCAGCTGAACGTGCTGGTAAGCCAGCCGCCGAGCAGCGGGCCGATTGCGGCGGCGCCGGCCATGACCGCGCCCCAGACGCCGAACGCGGCGGCCCGGTCCTTACCGCGAAAGGTCGCGTTGACCGTCGAGAGAGTCG
This region of Rhodococcus sp. PAMC28707 genomic DNA includes:
- a CDS encoding MFS transporter, whose amino-acid sequence is MTKSDKAIALPAAPRVSKWWSLVVLALGLAMIVMDGTIVAVALPTIIDDLGLNITDAQWVNSLYSIVFAALLLTTGNLGDRLGRRNIFIVGIALFLAGSFWAAKSGSAEMLISARALQGVGGACILPSTLSTVNATFRGKDRAAAFGVWGAVMAGAAAIGPLLGGWLTSTFSWQWIFYVNVPIGLVLIVAAVVVIPETRSSDNRPGFDMDGLLLSAIGFGALVFAIIEGSSLGWWQPLGDLSLFGMTWSADMPISIVPVLLIVAAVALTLFVFWERHRARVGRSALLDLHIFFTPTFSWGNVAAMMIAVGEFGLIFALPLFLINAIGLGTLGAGFVLATMAAGAFLSGTMARHLAALIGAAGTVVVGVALEIIGVLILASLLSADTSPVTIGAVLVIYGVGLGLASAQLTSTVLADIPVDLSGQGSATQSTVRQVGSALGSAVVGAVLSVGLAHYLGGIEGPADKFADATRESAGGAITGLRESHAPEEIVRQLSEAFASATQWAMFAALVFLVFGLVASLRVLQVSRRERPSAALELSVDDRAAR